In Sphingobacterium sp. PCS056, the following proteins share a genomic window:
- a CDS encoding phage integrase SAM-like domain-containing protein, protein MTFNFILLDANLSSTIAIRFIDDKKDEHLIKTPLRITSSRWDQEKQRPDNIYLKRYKKLHLLLNRIRIGIANYLREIKTKQRTFSITTLGRIIKKNATLSNVALPEGGLLKHMEAYINNRHHIISSATYKRYMVFFRLLERFEGHRMQHLHINEVNETFVKDFLIFCELEQYSKTTTYRTIHFVRTILNFLEKRGIRTYVYELELPKEKKYHQIVTLTEDELIKIKRMEVPDTLQAAKDWLIISCYTGQRVSDFMNFNIAMMEILDGRPCMSFVQQKTQKDILLPLHPAALVIMSKNSDSFPARLPIQKYNDQIKEVVRLAGIKSLVKVHKRCGFRAYEMMVQKWEAITSHIGRRSFASNFYGKIPTPLLMEATGHSTEQMFHRYINSVDTERTRSLGNYFEKSYKEKFLTT, encoded by the coding sequence ATGACTTTTAATTTTATTTTACTGGATGCTAACTTATCATCTACTATTGCAATCAGGTTTATCGACGATAAAAAGGATGAGCATCTTATAAAAACTCCTTTAAGGATTACCTCTTCCCGATGGGATCAAGAGAAACAACGTCCTGACAATATTTATCTAAAAAGATACAAAAAGCTACATTTACTTCTCAATAGGATTCGAATCGGAATTGCCAACTATCTAAGAGAAATCAAAACAAAACAGCGTACATTTTCCATCACTACCTTGGGACGGATTATAAAAAAAAATGCAACCTTAAGCAATGTAGCTTTGCCAGAAGGTGGTTTATTGAAACATATGGAGGCTTACATCAATAATAGACACCATATAATCTCCTCTGCAACCTACAAGCGCTATATGGTTTTCTTTCGATTGTTAGAAAGATTTGAAGGCCACCGTATGCAACACCTGCATATAAACGAAGTCAATGAAACTTTTGTTAAAGATTTTTTAATCTTCTGTGAATTAGAACAGTACAGCAAAACCACCACATATCGAACCATACATTTTGTACGTACCATTTTAAATTTTTTGGAAAAAAGAGGAATACGCACGTATGTGTATGAACTTGAGCTTCCAAAGGAAAAAAAATATCATCAAATCGTAACTTTAACAGAGGATGAACTGATCAAAATTAAAAGAATGGAAGTTCCTGACACACTGCAAGCAGCAAAAGACTGGCTTATAATCAGTTGTTATACGGGTCAGCGTGTTTCAGACTTTATGAATTTTAACATAGCAATGATGGAGATTCTTGATGGAAGACCCTGTATGTCATTTGTTCAACAAAAGACGCAAAAGGATATCCTATTACCGCTTCACCCTGCAGCTTTGGTAATTATGTCAAAAAATAGTGATTCATTTCCAGCTCGATTACCCATTCAGAAATATAACGATCAGATTAAAGAAGTTGTACGTTTAGCAGGTATAAAAAGTTTAGTAAAAGTACATAAGCGCTGTGGATTCAGAGCATACGAGATGATGGTACAAAAATGGGAAGCGATTACAAGCCATATCGGACGCAGAAGCTTTGCTTCAAATTTCTACGGTAAGATCCCCACTCCACTTTTAATGGAGGCTACGGGACACAGTACAGAGCAAATGTTTCATCGCTATATTAATAGCGTAGACACCGAAAGAACACGCTCATTAGGTAACTATTTTGAAAAATCATACAAGGAAAAGTTTCTTACCACCTAA